In Methanosphaera sp. ISO3-F5, a genomic segment contains:
- the frhB gene encoding coenzyme F420 hydrogenase subunit beta yields the protein MIQDSVLGPHQEIITARATDKKILSKSQDGGIITALLVYALEKNIIDGTIVAGEGEEAWKPEPIVATTKKEILKAAGTKYTMCPNLAMIKEATRSYGLEKIGTVGTPCQVMGLRKMQAYPMGLRNVMDKVALVTGIYCMENFPYDSLKAFIQDKANTVPEKVTKMDISKGKLFIRTADDETAIPIKQTHGYEQSGCKYCMDYVAELSDFSCGSVGAKPGWSTVIKRTDVGVELINSAVDDGVLEVTETNEGKFGLEMLRKLSTNKKKQRVKNVDKALAMGLEVPFTRSDLKEDILENR from the coding sequence ATGATACAAGATTCAGTCCTCGGACCACACCAGGAGATAATAACAGCAAGAGCAACCGATAAAAAAATATTAAGCAAATCACAAGATGGTGGAATCATAACCGCACTACTCGTATATGCTCTTGAAAAGAATATAATTGATGGAACAATAGTTGCAGGAGAAGGTGAAGAAGCATGGAAGCCTGAACCTATCGTTGCAACAACCAAGAAGGAAATTTTAAAGGCGGCTGGTACAAAGTATACTATGTGTCCTAATCTTGCAATGATTAAAGAAGCAACTCGTAGTTATGGTCTTGAAAAAATTGGAACTGTTGGAACACCATGCCAGGTTATGGGGCTTCGTAAGATGCAGGCTTATCCTATGGGTCTTAGAAATGTTATGGATAAAGTTGCACTTGTAACTGGTATTTATTGTATGGAGAATTTCCCTTATGATTCATTGAAGGCTTTTATTCAGGATAAGGCTAATACTGTTCCTGAGAAGGTTACTAAGATGGATATTTCCAAGGGTAAATTATTCATCAGAACTGCTGATGATGAAACTGCAATTCCTATTAAGCAGACTCATGGTTATGAGCAGAGTGGTTGTAAATATTGTATGGATTATGTTGCAGAGTTATCTGACTTTTCTTGTGGTTCTGTTGGGGCTAAGCCTGGATGGTCTACTGTTATAAAAAGAACGGATGTTGGTGTTGAACTTATTAATAGTGCTGTTGATGATGGTGTTTTAGAAGTTACTGAGACTAATGAAGGTAAGTTTGGTCTTGAAATGTTAAGAAAATTAAGTACTAATAAGAAGAAACAGCGTGTTAAGAATGTTGATAAGGCATTGGCTATGGGACTTGAAGTTCCTTTCACACGTTCTGATCTTAAGGAAGATATTTTGGAAAACAGGTAG